In a genomic window of Saccharothrix sp. HUAS TT1:
- a CDS encoding SigE family RNA polymerase sigma factor — protein MSDRDAAFSEYFAARSEAMRGTAYLLCGDWHRAEDLVQATFAKLYVAWRRIDRHEALDAYTRQTLVRTFVSDLRRGWFRKERVSESTADSADVGRGSVEDRLVLLAALARVPPRQRAVLVLRYWEDLSVEETARALGCSDGTVKSQAARGLQTLRGLITPQQGEKVR, from the coding sequence ATGAGTGATCGGGACGCCGCGTTCAGCGAGTACTTCGCGGCGCGGTCCGAGGCCATGCGCGGCACCGCGTACCTGCTGTGCGGCGACTGGCACCGGGCCGAGGACCTGGTCCAGGCCACCTTCGCCAAGCTCTACGTGGCGTGGCGGCGGATCGACCGGCACGAGGCGCTGGACGCCTACACCCGGCAGACGCTGGTCCGGACGTTCGTGTCGGACCTGCGCCGGGGCTGGTTCCGCAAGGAGCGGGTGAGCGAGTCGACCGCCGACTCGGCGGACGTCGGGCGCGGCTCGGTGGAGGACCGGCTGGTGCTGCTGGCGGCGCTGGCGCGGGTCCCGCCCCGGCAACGCGCCGTGCTCGTGCTGCGGTACTGGGAGGACCTGTCGGTCGAGGAGACCGCCAGGGCGTTGGGCTGTTCCGACGGAACGGTGAAGAGCCAGGCCGCGCGGGGGCTGCAGACGCTGCGCGGCCTGATCACCCCTCAGCAGGGAGAAAAGGTGCGATGA
- the pabB gene encoding aminodeoxychorismate synthase component I, whose translation MRTLLIDNHDSFTFNLFQYLAEVNGREPVVITNDDPRFRLADLRRFDNVLISPGPGRPQRDADFGLCRAVVEHAGIPLLGVCLGHQGLCLAHGASVGLVTPRHGVVDLVRHTGVDLFAGLPSPLPVVRYHSLAVSDLPPSLEPIAWASSDDVLMAVRHRSRPAWGVQFHPESVCTSHGHHLLANFRDLTEAATAVAPVAPVLPAVPPPASAVPPPTAAPLPAAAPPAVLPPAWAPTHASVPAPAPAVPPAAPTREVLVRRVDAHPSPEAVYAALYGASHHAFWLDSSLTGDRGRFSVMGDASGPLARVATYDVWTGEVTVDGVAHPGPFFDWLEADLAEWRVAPPDVPFEFALGWVGYLGYELKAECGGTAAHRSEQPDAAFVFADRALVFDHVSRCVHLLALSDEDGWLSRTAEFLTDFTAGPAPEPRPVDAGAVQARHSRAHYLKLVAACQEAITAGESYEVCLTNAVSWRGPVDPWDAYRFLRSESPAPFGALLRFGALSVLSTSPERFIRVDRQGVVESEPIKGTRPRGATPAEDRALRGALATSAKDRAENLMIVDLVRNDLGHCAEVGSVEVPRIFEVESYATVHQLVSTVRARLRSGSSAVRVVRAAFPGGSMTGAPKIRTMQIIDGLEAGPRGVYSGALGYFSLSGTADFSIVIRTLVVDRDKVSFGVGGAVIALSDPVAEFEETAVKATALLRLAGVAFPERSDLA comes from the coding sequence ATGCGAACGCTGCTCATCGACAACCACGACTCGTTCACCTTCAACCTCTTCCAGTACCTGGCCGAGGTGAACGGGCGCGAGCCGGTCGTCATCACCAACGACGACCCGCGGTTCCGGCTGGCCGACCTGCGGCGCTTCGACAACGTGCTGATCTCGCCCGGCCCCGGCCGGCCGCAGCGCGACGCCGACTTCGGCCTGTGCCGGGCCGTGGTCGAGCACGCCGGGATACCGCTGCTCGGGGTGTGCCTGGGCCACCAGGGGCTGTGCCTGGCGCACGGCGCGTCGGTGGGCTTGGTCACGCCCCGGCACGGCGTGGTGGACCTCGTGCGGCACACCGGGGTCGACCTGTTCGCGGGCCTGCCGTCGCCGCTGCCCGTGGTGCGCTACCACTCGCTGGCCGTGTCCGACCTGCCGCCGTCGCTGGAACCGATCGCCTGGGCGTCCTCCGACGACGTGCTGATGGCCGTCCGCCACCGCTCCCGACCGGCGTGGGGCGTGCAGTTCCACCCCGAGTCGGTGTGCACGTCGCACGGCCACCACCTGCTGGCCAACTTCCGCGACCTGACCGAGGCCGCCACCGCCGTCGCGCCTGTCGCACCCGTCCTGCCCGCCGTCCCGCCGCCAGCTTCGGCTGTCCCGCCGCCAACGGCCGCCCCGCTGCCCGCCGCCGCGCCGCCCGCTGTCCTGCCGCCCGCCTGGGCCCCCACCCACGCCTCGGTCCCCGCTCCCGCCCCCGCTGTCCCGCCGGCCGCTCCCACCCGCGAGGTGCTGGTGCGGCGCGTCGACGCGCACCCCTCACCCGAGGCCGTCTACGCAGCGCTGTACGGGGCGTCTCACCACGCGTTCTGGTTGGACAGCAGCCTCACCGGGGACCGCGGCCGGTTCTCAGTCATGGGCGACGCCTCCGGCCCGCTGGCGCGCGTGGCGACCTACGACGTGTGGACCGGCGAGGTGACCGTGGACGGGGTCGCGCACCCCGGCCCGTTCTTCGACTGGCTGGAGGCCGACCTGGCGGAGTGGCGGGTGGCGCCGCCCGACGTCCCGTTCGAGTTCGCCCTGGGCTGGGTCGGCTACCTCGGCTACGAGCTGAAGGCCGAATGCGGCGGCACGGCGGCGCACCGTTCGGAGCAGCCCGACGCGGCATTCGTGTTCGCCGACCGGGCGCTGGTTTTCGACCACGTTTCCCGGTGCGTCCACCTCTTGGCGTTGTCCGACGAGGACGGCTGGTTGAGCCGAACGGCCGAATTCCTCACCGATTTCACCGCCGGACCGGCGCCCGAGCCGCGACCCGTCGACGCGGGCGCCGTGCAGGCCCGGCACAGCCGCGCGCACTACTTGAAGCTGGTCGCGGCCTGCCAGGAGGCCATCACGGCGGGCGAGAGCTACGAGGTGTGCCTGACGAACGCGGTCAGCTGGCGCGGCCCGGTCGACCCGTGGGACGCCTACCGGTTCCTGCGGTCGGAAAGCCCGGCGCCGTTCGGGGCGTTGCTCCGTTTCGGCGCGCTCTCGGTGCTCAGCACTTCACCCGAGCGGTTCATCCGGGTCGACCGACAGGGTGTCGTCGAATCCGAGCCAATCAAGGGCACGCGGCCCCGCGGGGCGACCCCCGCCGAGGACCGGGCTTTGCGCGGGGCCTTGGCGACCAGCGCGAAGGACCGCGCCGAGAACCTCATGATCGTCGACTTGGTCCGCAATGATCTGGGCCATTGCGCGGAAGTCGGCAGCGTCGAGGTGCCCAGGATCTTCGAGGTGGAGAGCTACGCGACAGTGCACCAGCTCGTCAGCACCGTTCGGGCCCGACTGCGTTCCGGTAGTTCCGCCGTGCGGGTGGTTAGGGCGGCGTTCCCGGGCGGGTCCATGACCGGCGCGCCCAAGATCCGGACAATGCAGATCATCGACGGCCTGGAAGCCGGGCCCCGGGGTGTCTACTCCGGAGCGCTCGGTTACTTCTCACTCTCCGGAACGGCCGACTTCAGCATCGTCATCAGGACGCTGGTGGTGGACCGGGACAAGGTGAGTTTCGGGGTCGGGGGCGCGGTCATCGCGCTGTCCGACCCCGTAGCCGAATTCGAGGAGACCGCAGTCAAGGCGACTGCCCTGCTCCGCCTGGCCGGGGTGGCGTTCCCGGAGCGGTCCGACCTCGCCTAA
- a CDS encoding Lsr2 family protein gives MAQQTVVQLIDDLDGSEAAETVTFALDGVEYSIDLSKENADKLRDSLADFVAKARRAGGRKQRKGTGKSTVKAGDKAQAQAIRDWARAQGHQISDRGRIPQGLVVQFQEAHAS, from the coding sequence GTGGCACAGCAGACCGTCGTCCAACTCATCGACGACCTCGACGGCAGCGAAGCCGCCGAGACCGTGACCTTCGCGCTGGACGGTGTGGAGTACTCCATCGACCTCTCCAAGGAGAATGCGGACAAGCTCCGCGACTCCCTGGCCGACTTCGTCGCCAAGGCGCGCCGGGCAGGTGGCCGCAAGCAGCGCAAGGGCACCGGCAAGAGCACGGTAAAGGCTGGTGACAAGGCCCAGGCCCAGGCCATTCGAGACTGGGCTCGCGCGCAGGGCCACCAGATCTCCGACCGGGGCCGCATTCCCCAGGGCCTGGTCGTGCAGTTCCAGGAAGCGCACGCCTCCTGA
- a CDS encoding metal-sensitive transcriptional regulator, with protein sequence MHGYTADKDAYLKRLRRIEGQVRGLQRMVENDEYCIDVLTQISAATKALQAVSLGLLDEHLKHCVAQAVAEGGSVADEKIAEASAAIGRLVRS encoded by the coding sequence ATGCACGGTTACACGGCGGACAAGGACGCCTACCTCAAGCGCCTGCGCCGCATCGAGGGGCAGGTCCGCGGCCTCCAGCGGATGGTGGAGAACGACGAGTACTGCATCGACGTGCTGACCCAGATCTCCGCCGCGACGAAGGCGTTGCAGGCGGTGTCCCTCGGTCTGCTGGACGAGCACCTGAAGCACTGCGTCGCCCAGGCCGTCGCCGAGGGCGGCTCCGTGGCGGACGAGAAGATCGCCGAAGCCTCCGCCGCGATCGGCCGCCTGGTCCGGTCCTGA
- a CDS encoding TetR/AcrR family transcriptional regulator, whose product MARTLRGQGEDQLLDRVAGLFARHGFDHTSVKDLADAVGLSKAGLLHHYPSKEALFEAARDVGRTHSRQLLDQAALVPAGPPRDRRAVELLVDFALDRPGLIALESRAIGTLGADDVDGDRLDALSQHVLAVFGVEPAGGDTERLVRVIGMLSALAVLSLAANHAGDKTSWRPHIIATCLDALGHHDPIPTPAKV is encoded by the coding sequence ATGGCACGAACGCTGCGCGGGCAGGGCGAGGACCAGTTGCTCGACCGGGTGGCGGGGCTGTTCGCCCGGCACGGCTTCGACCACACGTCGGTGAAGGACCTGGCCGACGCGGTCGGCCTGTCGAAGGCCGGGCTGCTGCACCACTACCCGAGCAAGGAAGCCCTCTTCGAGGCCGCGCGGGACGTCGGGCGGACGCACAGCCGACAGCTCCTGGACCAGGCGGCCCTGGTGCCCGCCGGGCCGCCGCGCGACCGCCGCGCCGTCGAACTGCTCGTCGACTTCGCCCTGGACCGCCCCGGCCTGATCGCGCTGGAGTCGCGGGCGATCGGCACCCTCGGCGCCGACGACGTGGACGGCGACCGGCTCGACGCCCTGTCCCAGCACGTGCTCGCGGTCTTCGGCGTCGAGCCCGCGGGCGGCGACACCGAGCGGTTGGTCCGGGTCATCGGGATGCTCAGCGCCCTGGCCGTGCTGAGCCTGGCCGCCAACCACGCGGGCGACAAGACCTCCTGGCGACCGCACATCATCGCGACCTGCCTCGACGCGCTCGGTCACCACGACCCCATCCCCACTCCGGCAAAGGTCTGA
- a CDS encoding MMPL family transporter, with product MARLLYRLGFGAHRRRLVVVLLWLLVLGGTAVGAATLAGTTSGSFSIPGQESTTALDKISDEFGAGGGATARVVVQAPDGQRLTAPENAAKLGQLVQELSALPGVTSAGNPLDPQNPTVNADQDVAYSTVTYEAQVGDVTEAQRTALFDATQDVRATGLTAEVTGEATQAPPHVGGPAEVIGVIIALLVLAVTYGSLVLAGMNLLTAAVGVGIGALGVTIATGFMDLQSTTPILAAMLGLAVGIDYALFIINRYRQELRRGRDVGDAIGTAVGTAGSAVVTAGLTVVIALAGLAVVGIPFLTQMGVAAALTIIVAVLVAVTLVPAVLGYLGRRVLPRKQRTESAAVTETEPTDAKPTAEPTAEPRERGFFRGWIGGIARNRVAALLLAVVGLGAIAVPVLSMETTLVAAPPADSTQARAERVLADGFGEGFNGPLVVLFEGADAVAAATAAIPDIQGADDVALVTPPRPNADGTAAMVSVIPESGPATQATEQLVTDLRDRLADVSGATAYVTGATAVSVDVAVALDEAMPVYLALVVGLALVLLVLVFRSILVPLVGVLGFLLTIGASLGATVAVFQWGWLADAVNLDGTGPLLSLTPILMVGILFGLAMDYQIFLVSRMHEAHHHGKSPRDSIDTGFRQAAPVVVAAALIMFSVFAGFVPAGEGPMKSIAFALAIGILVDAFVVRMVLVPAALALLGEKAWWLPKWLRRLPALDVEGAGLEEGRERRELVDSSR from the coding sequence ATGGCACGTCTGCTCTACCGACTCGGCTTCGGCGCGCACCGGCGCCGCCTGGTCGTCGTCCTGCTCTGGCTGCTGGTGCTCGGCGGCACGGCGGTCGGCGCGGCGACCCTGGCGGGCACCACCTCGGGGTCCTTCTCGATCCCCGGCCAGGAGTCGACCACCGCGCTGGACAAGATCAGCGACGAGTTCGGCGCCGGTGGCGGCGCGACCGCGCGGGTCGTCGTGCAGGCGCCCGACGGCCAGCGGCTGACCGCGCCGGAGAACGCCGCGAAGCTCGGGCAGCTCGTCCAGGAGCTGTCCGCGCTGCCCGGCGTGACGTCGGCCGGCAACCCGCTCGACCCGCAGAACCCGACCGTGAACGCCGACCAGGACGTCGCCTACAGCACGGTCACCTACGAGGCGCAGGTCGGCGACGTCACCGAAGCGCAGCGCACCGCGCTGTTCGACGCTACGCAGGACGTCCGCGCGACCGGGCTGACCGCCGAGGTCACCGGTGAGGCCACGCAGGCGCCGCCGCACGTCGGCGGCCCGGCCGAGGTGATCGGCGTCATCATCGCGCTGCTGGTGCTGGCCGTCACCTACGGCTCGCTGGTCCTGGCCGGGATGAACCTGCTGACCGCCGCGGTCGGCGTCGGCATCGGCGCGCTCGGCGTCACGATCGCCACCGGCTTCATGGACCTCCAGTCCACCACGCCGATCCTGGCCGCCATGCTCGGCCTGGCGGTGGGCATCGACTACGCCCTGTTCATCATCAACCGCTACCGGCAGGAGCTGCGCCGGGGCCGGGACGTCGGCGACGCGATCGGCACCGCCGTCGGCACCGCGGGCTCCGCGGTCGTGACCGCCGGCCTGACCGTGGTCATCGCGCTGGCCGGCCTGGCCGTCGTCGGCATCCCGTTCCTGACCCAGATGGGCGTCGCCGCCGCGTTGACGATCATCGTCGCGGTGCTGGTCGCGGTCACGCTGGTGCCCGCCGTGCTCGGCTACCTCGGCCGTCGCGTGCTGCCGCGCAAGCAGCGCACCGAGTCCGCCGCCGTCACCGAAACCGAGCCGACCGACGCCAAGCCGACCGCTGAGCCGACCGCCGAACCGCGCGAGCGCGGTTTCTTCCGCGGCTGGATCGGCGGGATCGCCCGCAACCGGGTGGCGGCGCTGCTGCTCGCGGTCGTCGGCCTGGGCGCGATCGCCGTGCCGGTCCTGTCGATGGAGACGACGCTGGTCGCGGCGCCTCCCGCCGACTCGACCCAGGCCCGCGCGGAGCGGGTGCTCGCCGACGGCTTCGGCGAGGGCTTCAACGGCCCGCTGGTGGTGCTGTTCGAGGGCGCCGACGCCGTCGCGGCGGCCACCGCGGCCATCCCGGACATCCAGGGCGCGGACGACGTCGCGCTGGTCACGCCGCCGCGGCCCAACGCCGACGGCACGGCCGCCATGGTCAGCGTCATCCCCGAGTCCGGCCCGGCGACGCAGGCCACCGAGCAGCTGGTCACCGACCTGCGCGACCGGCTCGCCGACGTGTCCGGCGCCACCGCCTACGTCACCGGCGCGACCGCGGTCAGCGTCGACGTGGCGGTGGCCCTGGACGAGGCCATGCCGGTCTACCTGGCGCTGGTCGTCGGCCTGGCCCTGGTGCTGCTGGTGCTGGTGTTCCGGTCGATCCTGGTGCCGCTGGTCGGCGTGCTCGGCTTCCTGCTCACCATCGGCGCGTCGCTCGGCGCGACGGTCGCGGTGTTCCAGTGGGGCTGGCTGGCCGACGCGGTCAACCTGGACGGCACCGGCCCGCTGCTGAGCCTCACCCCGATCCTGATGGTCGGCATCCTGTTCGGGCTCGCGATGGACTACCAGATCTTCCTGGTGTCCCGGATGCACGAGGCGCACCACCACGGCAAGTCGCCGCGGGACTCGATCGACACCGGCTTCCGCCAGGCCGCGCCGGTGGTCGTCGCCGCCGCGCTGATCATGTTCTCGGTGTTCGCGGGCTTCGTGCCCGCCGGCGAGGGCCCGATGAAGTCCATCGCGTTCGCGCTGGCCATCGGCATCCTGGTGGACGCGTTCGTGGTCCGCATGGTCCTGGTGCCCGCCGCGCTGGCGCTGCTGGGCGAGAAGGCGTGGTGGCTGCCGAAGTGGCTGCGCCGGCTGCCGGCGCTCGACGTCGAGGGCGCCGGGCTGGAGGAGGGCCGGGAACGCCGGGAGCTGGTCGACTCCAGCCGGTGA
- a CDS encoding SDR family oxidoreductase, translating into MRIAVAGATGNIGSLTAATLERAGHEVVRVSRSLGVDLTTGEGLDEALTGVDAVVDAVNAPATDRDDSVALFGGTTRNLLAAEQRAGVRHHVLLSIVGIHRVEGNPHYAGKREQERLVTEGPVPWTIVPATQFHDFAGMVAGWTERDGVATVAPLLVQPIAPQDVADVLAEVVVGEPAGRYPDLAGPETQDLVDLARRTNQARGRDVRLVPTWSGVFGVEMAGNALLPGENARIAPTTFDQWLAG; encoded by the coding sequence ATGCGGATCGCAGTCGCCGGCGCCACCGGCAACATCGGCAGCCTCACCGCCGCCACCCTGGAGCGCGCCGGTCACGAGGTCGTGCGCGTCAGCCGTTCGCTCGGCGTGGACCTGACCACCGGCGAAGGGCTCGACGAAGCGCTGACCGGCGTCGACGCCGTGGTCGACGCGGTGAACGCGCCCGCGACCGACCGGGACGACAGCGTCGCGCTGTTCGGCGGGACCACCCGGAACCTGCTGGCCGCCGAGCAGCGCGCCGGCGTGCGGCACCACGTGCTGCTCTCGATCGTCGGCATCCACCGCGTCGAGGGCAACCCGCACTACGCGGGCAAGCGCGAGCAGGAGCGGCTGGTGACCGAGGGGCCCGTGCCGTGGACGATCGTGCCCGCCACCCAGTTCCACGACTTCGCCGGGATGGTGGCCGGCTGGACCGAGCGGGACGGCGTCGCGACCGTCGCGCCGCTGCTGGTGCAGCCGATCGCGCCGCAGGACGTGGCCGACGTCCTGGCGGAGGTCGTCGTCGGCGAGCCCGCGGGGCGGTACCCCGACCTCGCCGGCCCGGAGACGCAGGACCTGGTCGACCTGGCCCGGCGCACCAACCAGGCGCGCGGGCGGGACGTCCGGCTCGTGCCGACGTGGTCGGGCGTGTTCGGCGTCGAGATGGCCGGGAACGCGCTGCTGCCCGGCGAGAACGCCCGCATCGCGCCCACCACGTTCGACCAGTGGCTCGCCGGTTAG
- a CDS encoding Rrf2 family transcriptional regulator — MKLPVSTEWVLHCATTLAQLEPGATASAAQLAAYYDLPAPYLAKQLQALVRAGVLTATTGPRGGFRLARPAAEVTLLQVVEAVDGAAPPYECQEIRQRGRGALAPEDCREVCPLAAKMADAHEAWRRSLAADSLADVLATLPPTAPARTRSLIAATNPAPRQPR, encoded by the coding sequence GTGAAGCTGCCTGTGAGCACGGAGTGGGTCCTGCACTGCGCGACGACCCTCGCGCAGCTGGAGCCGGGCGCCACCGCGTCGGCGGCCCAGCTCGCGGCGTACTACGACCTGCCCGCGCCCTACCTGGCCAAGCAGCTGCAGGCGCTGGTCCGGGCCGGTGTGCTGACCGCGACGACCGGCCCGCGCGGCGGGTTCCGGCTCGCCCGGCCCGCCGCGGAGGTCACGCTGCTCCAGGTCGTGGAGGCGGTCGACGGCGCGGCCCCGCCGTACGAGTGCCAGGAGATCCGGCAGCGCGGGCGCGGCGCGCTGGCGCCGGAGGACTGCCGCGAGGTCTGCCCGCTCGCCGCGAAGATGGCCGACGCGCACGAGGCCTGGCGGCGCAGCCTGGCCGCGGACTCGCTCGCCGACGTCCTCGCCACCCTGCCGCCGACCGCCCCGGCCCGCACCCGTTCGCTGATCGCCGCCACCAACCCGGCGCCGCGCCAGCCGCGATGA
- a CDS encoding putative T7SS-secreted protein: MAARLGETNDPKALVPGEPELISGDLRQLVTTVRAVVAVGADLGRIDPGGWSGDASSAFRSAFGAEPPRWLRAAEDLGGGGQLLADYGDALVGSQREAQRAIELHLEAQAATRLAAAEHAAMALSGAPTAPFQDPGQAGAADAQKVLGDARSTLSGIGDVVARALGWEPDGKGGYKKSLGKDSYGASHRETDDEGEDTGGWQYSVDGGSYESETGDQSKRLLTDVVGEIAEKIGIDLHEREWGDDGHVDVRHGEEDGDFTAGPVEGSGRISGSVLGADAGFTATASYAGVAVGANAGAYLATGHAEGEVRLGQHAGVSGSADGTVGVAGEVKGSIGLLGVKGNAEAFAGAKVSGEVGAEVAGIGAGAKGEAWAGVGAHASGQFGVGEDGKFHVGGSLGVAFGVGGKVGFDVTVDPVEVVEAVADVADDVGEIAADVGRGVGNAAESAGRAIGKLFGR, encoded by the coding sequence ATGGCGGCGCGGCTGGGCGAGACCAACGACCCGAAGGCGCTCGTGCCCGGCGAGCCCGAGCTGATCAGCGGCGACCTGCGGCAGCTGGTGACGACGGTGCGCGCGGTCGTGGCGGTCGGCGCCGACCTGGGCCGGATCGACCCCGGCGGCTGGAGCGGCGACGCGAGCAGCGCGTTCCGGTCCGCGTTCGGCGCCGAACCGCCCCGGTGGCTGCGGGCGGCCGAAGACCTCGGCGGCGGCGGGCAGCTGCTGGCCGACTACGGCGACGCGCTGGTCGGCAGCCAGCGCGAGGCGCAACGCGCCATCGAGCTGCACCTGGAAGCGCAGGCCGCGACCCGGCTGGCCGCCGCCGAGCACGCGGCGATGGCGTTGTCCGGCGCGCCGACCGCGCCCTTCCAGGACCCCGGCCAGGCGGGCGCGGCCGACGCGCAGAAGGTCCTGGGCGACGCCCGCAGCACCCTGTCCGGCATCGGCGACGTGGTCGCGCGGGCGCTGGGCTGGGAGCCCGACGGCAAGGGCGGCTACAAGAAGTCGCTCGGCAAGGACTCGTACGGCGCCTCGCACCGGGAGACCGACGACGAGGGCGAGGACACCGGCGGCTGGCAGTACAGCGTCGACGGCGGCTCGTACGAGAGCGAGACCGGTGACCAGTCCAAGCGCCTGCTCACCGACGTGGTCGGCGAGATCGCCGAGAAGATCGGCATCGACCTGCACGAGCGCGAGTGGGGCGACGACGGGCACGTCGACGTCCGGCACGGTGAGGAGGACGGCGACTTCACCGCCGGGCCGGTCGAGGGCAGCGGGCGGATCAGCGGCTCCGTGCTCGGCGCGGACGCGGGCTTCACCGCGACCGCGAGCTACGCGGGCGTGGCCGTCGGCGCGAACGCGGGCGCCTACCTGGCCACCGGCCACGCCGAGGGCGAGGTCAGGCTCGGGCAGCACGCGGGCGTGTCCGGCAGCGCGGACGGCACGGTCGGCGTCGCCGGCGAGGTGAAGGGCTCCATCGGGCTGCTCGGCGTGAAGGGCAACGCGGAGGCGTTCGCGGGGGCCAAGGTGTCCGGCGAGGTCGGCGCGGAGGTCGCGGGCATCGGCGCGGGCGCGAAGGGCGAGGCGTGGGCCGGCGTCGGCGCCCACGCCAGTGGCCAGTTCGGCGTGGGCGAGGACGGCAAGTTCCACGTCGGCGGGTCGCTCGGGGTCGCGTTCGGCGTGGGTGGCAAGGTCGGGTTCGACGTCACCGTCGACCCGGTCGAGGTCGTGGAGGCGGTGGCCGACGTCGCGGACGACGTCGGCGAGATCGCCGCGGACGTGGGCCGCGGTGTCGGGAACGCCGCGGAGAGCGCGGGTCGCGCGATCGGCAAGCTGTTCGGTCGCTGA
- a CDS encoding YbaB/EbfC family nucleoid-associated protein encodes MTGPGDILLRRIEAIDTASADNRLRAESYRRMAEGLRDVVGTATSDDGVVTVVAGSDGAVKSIAFGAAVRTTDPAVLSSRTLRAIALARADAARKQAEVVRAALGDTKLLDQVLAEDRRLFGDEPPQEPAAVTAPPRVVRRAAPVEEEEPDTAYRSRDAW; translated from the coding sequence GTGACCGGACCGGGCGACATCCTGCTGCGCCGCATCGAGGCGATCGACACGGCCTCGGCGGACAACCGGCTGCGCGCCGAGTCCTACCGGCGCATGGCCGAGGGCCTGCGGGACGTGGTGGGCACGGCGACGTCGGACGACGGCGTGGTGACCGTGGTCGCCGGGTCGGACGGCGCGGTCAAGTCGATCGCGTTCGGCGCGGCGGTGCGCACGACGGACCCCGCGGTGCTGTCCTCCCGGACGTTGCGCGCCATCGCGCTGGCCCGCGCGGACGCCGCCCGCAAGCAGGCCGAGGTGGTCCGGGCGGCGTTGGGCGACACGAAGCTGCTGGACCAGGTGCTGGCCGAGGACCGGCGGCTGTTCGGCGACGAGCCGCCGCAGGAGCCGGCCGCGGTCACCGCGCCGCCGCGGGTCGTGCGGCGTGCCGCGCCGGTGGAGGAGGAGGAACCGGACACGGCCTACCGCAGCCGTGACGCCTGGTGA